The Sorangiineae bacterium MSr11954 DNA segment GGGAGGACGAGATCGGTGCAGCTTACGACCAAATCGTAGCCGCCCCGCTCGCCGTGCATGTCGATGTCGAGATCGTGATCGCGGAGGTACTCGAGGCACAGCTTGCGCAGCTTGTCGCCGCAGATGGTGCGCTCGGCCAGGCCGAGGTGCCGGAGCACCTCGATGGCGTGGTCGCCGAAGAACGGCGTGAACGTGGCCTTCCATCCGCGCAGCTCGCGCGCGACGGCGTGAACTTGCTTCGTTTGATTCACCGATCCCCCGATGAACAGCGCGCGCCTCATATGGCGTTCTCCTATCTTTCCCCTGCGTCGAGGCTGCCAGCGGCGCGCGTACTTCGCGTCCTCCGCGCCGAAAGTGCGAGGGTCACGAGCCCCATGGCGATGGTGAGGGCCTCGCGACCGCGTTTGACGATGACGAACCCGGTGGCCACGGCGGCCGTCCGAGGATCGCCGCCGCTCAGCAGGGCCAAGTAGCCCATGTCCTGCACGCCGATCCCCGCGGGCGCGAAGAACGCGATGGCGCGGAGGATGGACGCGCTGGCCTCGATGGCCATGACGTGAACGAACGGCGTGCTCCCGCCGAGCAGGTGGATGATCAGGTACGCCTCGCACGACTCGGCGACCCACACGCCGCCGAAGAGCAGGGCAGGGACGAGGAGCGCGCGCACACCGCTGCGCAAGAGGCTCTTGGCCGAGCCATCCACGACCAACGCCTGCGCCTCCCCTTTGCGGAGATAGGCCTTGATCTTCGCCGGCACGATCCGGGTCAAGCCGCCCAGCACCTTGCCGGCCAGCGATCCCGACGCAAAGGCTAGGTCGACGCCGGTGGCGGCCATCAGCGGCAGCAGCGCCGACGCGAGGATCAGCCACGGCAGCCACCGCGAGCCCAAGAGGTCGTGCGATCGCGCGGCGAGCAAGCTCCACCCGGCGAGCGCGCCCGACACGATCCAGGCCGCGTGCACGCGCATCAGCAGCACCCTTCGCGCGGCGGCGACCGCGACGCTCTCGCCCGGCGGGATGTTTCCCCGGCGCGCCAGGACCAGCGCGGCCACCGGCTCGCCGAGCACGCCGCCGCCCGGGGTGCTGAGCGCGATGGCCTCCGACGCGAGGCGCGCTTGGGCGGCGACGTGGATGGCGGCCTTGCGGCCGAGGCGGGAAAAGAGGACGGCTTGCGCCGCGGAGTCGAAGAGGACGGCCACCGCGAAGGGGAGGAGGACGAGGGCGAGCCGGGGGCCGGTGGCGCGCACCAGGTGCAGCGCATCGATCAGCGCGCCGCGCGGGACCATGGTGACGAAGAGGGCCACGGCGGCGGCCGCGAGCACGAGCTGCGCGATCCGATCGAGGCGGACGCGTGAGCGCGGTGCATCCATGGGAATATCCATCAGGCGCCTCCTCCTCCGTGGGCGGTCTTCTGCGATGCCGGCGGCAGCGGCGCGGGCGGCATGGACGCGCGGGGCGACGTCTTCGTGCTGCGCGCGCGCCACATCAGCGCGCCGGGCAAGACGAGCATGGCCGCGGCGAGGCAGCAGATCTCGCCCAGCACCGCCAGGGCGCCCAAGCCGCGGATGGCTTGGTTGATCGAGCCGACGAGCGCAAGGTAGCCGAGGGTGGTGGTGGCGCTGCAGAGGACCACGGCGCCTCCGACGCTGCGCATGGCCGCCACGATGCCGGCCTTGGGATCGAAGGCGTAGCGCTGGACGACGTTCACCGCATAGTCGGCGGCGATGCCGAAGGTGATGGGCAGCGCGATGAAGTTGAAGAAGTGAATCTTGATGCCCGACACGGCCATGCACCCGAGGAACCACACGACCCCGAGCGCCAAGCTGGCCAGCGCCAGCAGCACCAGGCTCCCGCGCCGGAACATGATCACCACGGCCGCGATGGTCAGCGTGAGCGAGAGCGCTACGGCGCGCGGTTCGTCGCGCAGAACGGCGCCCAGCATGTCGGCGAAGATCACCGGGCGGCCCGTGCCGCGGATGGTCTCGCCGGTGGGCAAGGTGGTTTCGCGCACGGCCTGCGCGAGCTCGAGCAAGTAGTGCAAGTCCGAGTCGCTGCGGTTCTTGGCGGTCTCCACCAGCACCAACGGGCCGACCTTGCCGTCGCGCAAGGTGAAGGGGCGGGTGACGGCGTCGGGGAGCGAGTCGAGCGCGATGGGGGCGAGATCTTCGGGTGGCAGCATGGGCGCGAGCGCGTTCCAATCCGTGTCCGAGATGGCGCCCTTGGCGCGCACGCGCAGAATGAGCTCGCGAAGATCGTCGAGCACGGGGATCTTTTCGGCTTGGCCCTGGGGAACGAAGTCGAACAAGGTGTGGACGGCGTCGAAGGGGCGCGCGTCCGGCGGGGCCGCGTCCCGCCGCGCTTCCAGCGCGCGGGCCAAGGCCTGCACCTGGTCCATGCTGTCGCACAGGACCACCAACCCCGATTCGAGGCCGGTGCCGAGGACATCGCGCGCCAGGGCGGCCACCCGGTACATCTCCGAGCCCTTGCCCAGATCGTTCTGCAGGCGGCGCATGTCGTACTCGATGGGATCGCGCGCGAGGTACGGCGGGAACACGATCGCCGCGCCGGCGACGAGCAAAAGGCCGGCGATGGTCACCAGCCGCGGCGCCTTGGTCACCGCCGCGACGAAGGGTGCCTCGAAGGCGAGGCCGTGCGCGCGAAGGTAGCCCCAGAGCCCCCGCCCGGGCGCCATCCGCAGCGGGCGCGCCCGCTCGATCACGACCAGCAGCGGCGGCACCACGATGTACGTGGCGAACCAGCACGCCACCATGCCGGCGGCGCCGATGAAGCCGAAGTGCTTGAACGCGCGAAACTGCGTGGCGCCGAGCGAGCCATAGGCGGCCGCCGCGGCCATGGCCACCGTGAGGGTGGCGGGCCACGTGGTGCGGTGGGCATCGGCGATGGCCGCGGGGAGGGTGGCCTTCGCGCGCCGCATTTCGAAGTAGCGGGCCAGGTATAGGACGGAAAAGTTGAGCCCATTGCCCGCGACGATGCTCACCAAGAAACCCGTCGCCACGTTCAAGTGGCCAATCGCGAGCTCGGTGACGCCAAAGGTCCACGCCAGGCCGATGCCAATGGCGATGCCGGTGGCCACCAGGGCGCGAAGGCGCAAAAAGAAGAGGGCCACCACCGCCAGCACCAGCCCTACGCCGAGCACCCCGACGTGCGCGAGGTCCTCCTTGACCGCGCTGTACTCGGCCAGGCCCGTGACCAGATCGCCCGCATAGCCGATGCGAAGCTCGCCCGTGGAATCGGCGCCCGCGGGGCCGGCGCTCGCAGAGTCGGCGCTCGCGGGGACGCCCGCAGAGTCGGCGCCCGCGGAATCAACGGCGGCCCGAACCCGGTCGAGCGCGGCCTGGGCGCGACCGAGATCGCCCGACGCGATCGACGTTCGCACCACCACCACCAGGGTGCGCCGATCGCGCGATTGGAAATAGCCGTCGGGCCGAACGTCGTCCGTGCCGCCGAGCCGTTGTTGAATCGATTCGGCAGTGATGGGCGGCGGCGCCTCGTCGGCCACATTTTGCCCGAGGGCTTCGTTGACCTCCCAATCCCAGCGGGCCTGCACGTCCTCGCGCAGCTTGACCAGCTCGCGCAGCGGCGCAAACAGCCCCGCGCGCGGCAAGAGATAGCGCCGCGCCTCGTGCACACCGTCGTCGGCGCCGAGCAGCCACGGCTCGCGAAGCGCGCGCACCCGCGCCACGATGGCATCGCCGCGCGCCCGAACGCGCTCCGAGCTCGGGCCCTCGATCACCACGAAGATATTGCTCCCGACGGCGACGTGCTGCTCCAACCTGCGAAGCTCGACCACGCTCGGCTGTCCGTCGGGGAGCAGTTGATCGAAGCGCGTCTTGAGCTCGAGCCGCGAGGCCAGGACCATCCCGACGAGGGCCGTCACCAGGCTCACCGCCAGCACGGTCAGGGGGCGGCGAAGTTGTAGCGCAATCCACTTCCTGCTGTACGCGCGGGCGAGCCGCGAGGCGGCGCGTGTTACGCGATTACGCCACACGGGAATCCTCGCGCGCCTCGGTCACCGCGTGCAATTCGGGCGAATCGGTCCGCTCGGTCCCCTGGCGCTCGTCCTCGAACAGACGAAACGAATGCACATGTTGGGCGATGTATCCGTCGGGAAAGGTGGCGCCGTCGCCGAGCCCGTAGCCCACCGGCTTTTCGCCCTTTGGAAAGTGCGCGGTGCCAAAGAGCCAATCCCAGATGGCGATCTTGGTCGCAAAATTGAATCCGGTCCCGTGATAAATGCGCGAATGATGCCAGCGGTGCATCTCGGGCCCGTTGATCACGTATTGGAGCCATCCGCTCCGTACATCGATGTTGGAGTGGATGTACATGCCCCAGGTCGCATCGAGGACCCCTTTCATCAACGCCACATCGGGGTGCGCGCCGAGCAAGACGATGGGCGCATATTCGATGGTCTGGTTGATGAGGATTTCGAGCGCGTGCGAGCGGGAGCCCGCGAGCCAGTCGATGTCATGGCCCGAGTGGTGCGCCTCGTGGATGCGCCACAGGTAGCGGTTGTTGTGCTGCAGACGGTGAAACCAATAAATGTAAAAGTCGTGGGTGACCCAAAAAAACGCGAGCTGCGCCACCACCGGCCAGCTCGAAACCAATTGGAGCCGGGTGAGCCCCGTCTCCTCGTCGACGAAGCGGATGATCAGGCTGATGATCCAGCCCAGCGCATAGCTTTGAACGAGCGTGTACCAGAAGAAGTCCAGAAAGAACCCCTCCCGAAAGAGCTTCTGGCCGCGATCGTAAGGGCGAAGTCGTTCGAGGACGATGATCCCCACCGCCCAGAGGACGATGAGGATCGGTGACGCGATTTCCCAAGTGAAGCTGTGCACGTCGTGAATCTCACACGTGGCTGACGCCGTTGATCTCCGTCGGGGATGCAGCCCCGTTGTCGCGCTTTTCGGTGAGCGCCAAGCCCGTCACGGCGGCGTTGGTCTCGTCCGTGCGCACGCGGCGGAGCTTGGTGCGCGCCGCATGCTCCAGCGGGTAAACGTGCTTGACGCCGTCGCCCAGGGAGCGCTCGATGTCGCGGATGTTGGTGAGGAGCCGCACCAAGCCGCCGATCTCGACGGACGCCGCTTGATCGGTGCCCCACATGGCGCGATCCAGGGTGATGTGGCGCTCGACGAAGCGGGCGCCCATGGCCACGGCGGCGCAGCTCGGGGCCAGCCCGACCTCGTGCCCCGAGTAGCCAATCGGGCACGTGGGGAATCGCTCTCCCAACGTATCGATCATCCGGAGGTTGAGGAGTTCGGGCGGACACGGGTAGAGCGACGTGGAGTGCGCGATGAGGAGCTCGTCCAGCCCGGCGGCGGTCACCGCGGCGTCGATCTCCTCCATGGTCGACATGCCCGTGGAGAGCATGAGCGGCCGGCCGGTTCGCTTCATCTTTCGAATGAGCGCATGATCGGTCAACGAGGCCGACGCCGCCTTGTAACAAGGTGGCTCGAACTGCTCCATGAAGTCGACCGAGGGCTCGTCCCAGCACGACGCGAACCAGAGGATGCCGCGCCCGCGGCAATAGCGATCGATCTCGGCGTATTCGCGCTCGCCGAACTCGATCTTACGTCGATAATCAATATACGTAAGGCGCCCCCAGGGGGTGTCGCGCTCGATGTGCCACTGCGCCTTGGGAACGCAAAGCTCGGGGGTCCGCTTCTGAAACTTGACCGCGTCGCACCCCGCGGCGAGCGCGCCATCGATGAGCTGTTTCGCCAGCTCGACCGAACCGTTGTGGTTAATGCCGATTTCCGCGACGAAGAACACCGGACAACCGGGGCCGACATCGCGATCTCCGATACGTACGATAGAGCTCACGCGATAACGCTATAGGCTCGTCATTGTGTCAATGCCGCATCGGTTTCAAAAAGATCCGACGGCGTCCGCGACGATTGCGTGTCCGTCGCGCGACGGACCTCGAAAATTGGAATTTATGTGCGATTCGAGAGCGGATCGCGCAAGACATTCAGCACGGGGCGCGCGTGGGTCAAGGACGCGTCGAACAGCGACAACTGCTCCGGATCGGCGAACGCCGCGGCGAAATCTTCGGGCGAGAGCGCGCGCGAAAGGCGGGCGGCGAAGGTGTCGCGCAGGAGGCGGACGTAATAGTCCACGTCGTAGTCGCGTGGATCGTCGATGCGGCTCGCGCCATCGCGCTCCGGATTCTCCTCGGCGTCCGGATCGGGGAGCAGCGCCGCGCGCCCGCCGGTGGCGCGGTAGACGCGCACGTGCTCGCCGGAGGTCCATGCGGTGCGCCCGCTGGAGAGTACGGCCTCGTAGGAGAGCTCCCGTCGCTGTAGGCGAGTGGAGGCATATTGGGCGGATGATTTGGTGAGGCGCACGCGGGCCGCCACGTCGTAGGTGGAAATGCCCCGCCGTCGCAGCGCGCCCACGGTGGCCACGTACGCTTCGCGCACGCCGGCGACATGACCGGCGAGGAGCGCGCGCAGGGCACGGCGCAGGAAATCTTCGCCGAAGGGCTCCGCGCGGCTCGATCGAAAGGCCACGCCGCGCAGGACGAGCGCGCCGTCGTACGGCTGCAGCGCGTAGTTCTTCGGCTCGTGGGAGAGCATGGCCGCATAACGGCCGTCGAACTCCAAATGGACCTTCGATGGCAACAAGGTGGCCACCTCGGCGACGATGCGCCGCTCGTCCGTCTCGGTGAAGGACTCGGGCACGGCGAAGTAAACACCGTCGGTGTCGGCCTCCAGCAAGGTGACCCCGCGCGCCGCGAGCTCGCGGCAGAGGAGATCGAGCACCTCGCGCCCTCGCCGGGTGACCTCATTGGCGGCATGCACATCGGCGAAGCGGGTGAGCGATGCCGCGCCCAAATAGCCGTAGGCCGAGTTCACCACGATTTTCATCGCCGCCGACAGCGCCTCGTGCGTGTAACGCTCCGCGGATCCCGGCGGGCACGCGCGCGCCTTCGCTTTGGCGCCGAGGCGCTGCTCGACGAGCCGGTCGACCAGCGCCAGCAAGACGCCGAGCCGATCGCGCTCCGGTCCGATGGCGTATTGGCGCATCAAGGATGGATAGAGGCTCGCCACGTCGGCTTTGACGATGCGCCGCGCGACCCCGGTGGCGAAGAGGTGAAGCGCGGCGCCCTGGTGCGGCGTGCCATCGCTCGACTGGTGGACGGGGAGGGCCGCGCCCGCGCGCAAGTAGGCGCGCACCAGCAGAGGATCGAGCACCCCGGTGGCCGGGCCCGCGTCGGCGAGCCGTTCGTAGCGGCGCGGGGCCATGCGCGCCAGCGCAAAGGCGGCCCCGCCGAGCAGGCGCGCGACACCAGCGGCCTCCGTCACGTCGTCGCGCGCATAGCGCAAGACCCGCTCCGGATCGCGCCGGAACACCTCGTACACGTGCGCGCCGGAGATGTGCTCGCGCGAAGGACCGGCGAGCCCGAAGTGGCGCGCCACCGCCTTGAGCCCGTGGCCCGGCAGATCGCGGGCCGAAAAGTCGTGCCTCCGCACCGCATCCATGCTGTCGATCATCTCGCGCCCGGGCACCGTGTAGCGCATGCGGCGAAGCGCATCGCGCCCTTCGGCGCCGCCGCGCCCGAGCGAAGCTCCGCGCGCCGCGGGCCGCTTTCGCAACCCCGGACCGCCGCCGCGCCCCAAGGTGAGCGGCACCTCCAGCGCCTGCGCGCGGGCGGCGAGGAAGGGCAAATCGAAGCCGTGCAAATTGTGATTCTCGATCACGTCCGGATCGCACGCGTGCACGAAGGCCATGAAGCGGCGAACGAGATCCGCCTCGCCGGAGGCGCCCTCATCGTGCGCCTGCAGCACCTCCGTGCGCCCCTCGGGATCGCGGAGGGCGATCAGGAAGATCCGATCGCGGTCGGGATCGAGCCCGGTGGTCTCCAAGTCGAACTGCATGCGGCGCAGCTGGTCGAAGGCGAGATCCCGAAAATAGGTGCGCCCGGAGGCCATCAAATATTGCTCCTCGGGCGGCAGCACGAACACCCGGTCCGGCCCCAGCTCGCGAAGGTGCTCGAGCGCCCGCCCCACGCGGCGGCCCGCGCCATGGAGCACCGCCCGCGCCAGCGCGCGTCCATCGTCGGCGCGCACGATGTATCGAAGGGTGCCCGGGCCATCGAGCTCTTGGTACGTGACCAGCGGGCTCGTCCCCATCCGTCGCGCGTCGGGGGCCCGTCGCTCGTCGGATGCCTCGTGCTTCGCGAGCCTCTCGGGCGTCTCGGGCCTCTCGGGCCTCTCGGGTGCGAGCCTTGGCCCGAGGTGCGCCAGATCCTCCAGCGAGGCGAGGAGTATCCAAGGCCGGAATCGCAGATCGTCGCGCACGAGCTCGCCCGACTCGGGCAGCCGCCGCCACACGAAGGCGCGGCCATCGGGTTCGGCCCACACCGATACGATTCCCGGGGTCGGGTCCCATCCCCAGAGCCACTCTTCCTCGATCGTCCTCACTGTCGCAGCGGGCGAATATAGGGCACTATCGGCGCATGGTTGCTCTTTCCGCCGGCGGGGCCCGCGCGCCGCGGTATGCGTTTCCCCAGCTCCCGGCCCCGCTGCTGTTCGTCCTCGGCGGCTTGTCCCTCTACATGGGCGCCGCGCTGGCCGTGAACCTCTTCAAAGAGCTCTCGCCGTCGGCCGTGGCCTGGCTCCGCATCTTCGGCTCGGCGGTGGTCCTGCTCGCGTGGCGCCGCCCGCGCATCTCCACGTGGAGCAAGAGGCGCCTGGTGCTGGCGGGCGTATTCGGCCTGATCACCACGGTGATGAACGTGACCTTCTACGAAGCGATGTCGCGCATGCCGCTCGGCAACGCGGTGGCCATCGAGTTCGCGGGGCCCGTCGCCGTCGCCGCCTTTGGCTCGCGCACCCGCCGTGACATCCTGGCGCTGCTTATGGTGACCCTCGGCGTGGTGCTCATCGCCCAAGTCGAATGGAAATCGAGCCCGCTCGGTTTGCTGCTGGTCGGCGCCGCCGCCGTCCTCTGGGCCGGCTACATCGTGCTCGGCAAAATGGTGGCCACCGGCGGCAACGGCATCGACGATCTCGCCGTCGGCACGGCCATCGGCGCGCTGGTCCTCTCGCCGCTCGCGTGGACCACCGGCTCGGTGTGGACCTCGGGCCGCCTCTTGGTCCTCGGCGTCGGCGTGGGCGTTCTATCCAGCGTCATCCCGTACGGCATCGACCAAGTCGTGCTCGCGCGGGTCGGCCGGGCCAGGTTCGCGGTGCTCCTGGCCCTCTTGCCGCTCACGGCGAGCGTCATCGGCGTCGTCGTCCTCCGTCAGATCCCTCACCTCACCGAGGCCTTGGGCGCGCTGGCCGTCATCCTCGGCGTGGCCTTGCGCTCCGCGGACAGCGCTTCGTAGCTCGGTCATGGGGCTCCGCGCAGGTCACCCACGAGATGAACGTCCCCGATGCGGGCCGGCGCACGCTTCGGTAAGGCGGGGACGAAGAGCGCGCGAACGATCTCGGCCTTGCTCGTTCGCAAGGGCTCGGGCAAGGGGCGCGATGCGAGCTCCCCGGCGTCTCGCTCGAGACTTCGGAGCGATGGGAGCGCGTCGTGGAAACGCGCTTCTCCGACGATGGCGCTCGCGCCGTCGAGGGACTCGGCGACCACGTCTAGCATGATTCTGTCGAAAGATCGGCGCTCCCCGCCTGCGCTACCAGTAGCCGTTCATCTCCGAAAGGAGCGACCCGGTGCCGCCGTTTCCCTCGGGCTTCTGAAAAAAGTCGACCGCCACGTAGTTCGGCTTTCTCCGCGCCGCGGGGCCGCAGTAGCGCTGCACCCGATCGCGCAGCTTGTTGCCGTTGTCGGCGGCGGCGTTGCCCTCGGTGGGGATATCGCGGTAGTGGTTCATCACGTGCAGCCGCACGAAGCCCGGTTCTTCTTTGCTCAGGGGAACCTCGTCCCAGCGGCTGTAGCAGGCCATATCGTTGCCCGCGGTGCCGAGGCTCCAGTAGTTCTCGACCGTCCAATCGCGGTCGTGCATCACCCCGAACCCCTCGCGCCCCCCGCGCTGCGAAAAGACCAGCAGCCGCCGGTTGCTCGCCACGAGCTCGGACACCCTCGGCCAGCCGCGCTCCCGCACGCCCGCTTGATCGGGCCGGAAGAGCACGGCGGAGAGCCCGGACACCTGGCCGACCGCCGCCCCGAGCTCCTCCACGCTCGTGTAGTCCTCCAGGAACAAGGTGACGATGGCGCTGGGCGTCGCCGCGAGGAAGCCCACCACGTCGGTGAGCCCCGACGCGAACGTGCGTTCGTTGCCCCAGCAGCTTCCATGGCACATGAGCACCTTGCCGCCCTTCGGATAGATATCCAACTGGAGCCCGCGGATGCCCTGATCCAACTGCGAGCGAAGCCCGTACGACTGATTCGGAAATCGCCCCCAGAACCCTTCGTCGGTGTTGGCGAAGGCGTTGTGGGTGGTCAAGAAGGTCACCTGGTCGAGCCGCGGATCCGCCGGCATGGGCCGCCGCTTCACGTCGAGCCCCGTGAGGAACCATTGGGAGCCGACGGCGTCGTTGGCGCGGGTGACCAGCTCGCGCCCGCTGGCCTCTGTCTCGTTCCAGACGTGGAGGTAATACGCGCCGTTCGGATCCTTGATGCGGTATTTCTCGCCGCCCAGGACCTGGAAATCCCACTCCGCCAAATACGTCGTGCAACTGCCCAGGACGACCTTGGCCAAATCCCCATCACCCGCGCGGGTCATGCACCAAGCGCCATCGACGTTGCTCTTGATGCGATAATGCGCGCCGCTGCGCTCGAGCCACCATTGCTGGTTTTTCCCATCGTTGTAGCGGTACTCCAAAATGGTTTGCCCCTGCTTCATCTGACCGCCCGAGACATCGGCGACCAACCCATTGGGCACGCTCTGGATGGTGAGCGCCGTGCCCTCCGGCGGATCCCCCGCCGCCTGGGCCAGCGGCAAGGCCTGCGCTCCCATCGCACCCATCGCCCCCAGAACCAACGCCGAAATCGTGAGACGTCTCGCGAGTCGTTGCATGGCCGCGCCGTCAGCAACACGTGTGCCGTTGACGTCCGCGCGCTCACGCCTCGAATCGCGACCGAATGGCGTCATTCATCGGATCACTGCAACGCACAAAACCCCGATCCGATCGATCACCCCTGATCGTTTCGATCAGGGGTACGCTCTTTACGTTCTTCCCAGCTCCACAACATGAGCGACGGCACGGAACTTGGATGAAGAGCGCCCCCCAGGAGGGATACGCGCATGCTCAAACATCGGATGTTGAGGGCGGTCACAGGGTTGGGGCTCATCTCGGCTTTTGTGAGTGTGAAGCCTCATTCGGCGGTGGCCGCGAACGATGGTCTCGCGCCGGCGCCGCCCATGGGGTGGAACAGCTGGAACAAGTTTGCCTGCAAAGGGATCAACGAGACCTTGATCAAGCAGACGGCGGATGCGCTGGTCGCGAGCGGGCTGGCCGCGGTCGGCTATGTCAACCTCACCCTCGACGACTGTTGGTCGGCCGCCGCGCGCGACGCCTCGGGCAACCTGCAAGCCGATCCGGTCAAGTTTCCCGGTGGGATGAAGGCCATTGGCGATTACATCCATGGCAAAGGGCTCAAATACGGTATTTACGCGTCCATCGGCACCGCCACGTGCACCGGCAAGACCCCAGGGAGCCTGGATCACGAGACCCAGGACGTGGCCAAGTTCGCGTCGTGGGGGGTCGACTACATCAAGGCCGATCGGTGCAACGTTCCGAGCGGCGAGGTGCTCCACGAGCTGTTCAACCGCTGGCTGCCCGCCATCCACGCGACCGGCCGCCCCATGATCCTGAGCGCCAGCGACAACGGCGGCCCCGACGAGCCTTGGTCCTGGGGGCCGCGCGCCGCGCACCAATGGCGCACCACCGGGGATATCCGCGACGACTGGGCGCGCGTCCTCAGCGTCTTCGATGGCAACGCGCGATTTCCCGGGGCCACCACGCCGGGCAGCTTCAACGATCCGGACATGTTG contains these protein-coding regions:
- a CDS encoding flippase-like domain-containing protein — protein: MDIPMDAPRSRVRLDRIAQLVLAAAAVALFVTMVPRGALIDALHLVRATGPRLALVLLPFAVAVLFDSAAQAVLFSRLGRKAAIHVAAQARLASEAIALSTPGGGVLGEPVAALVLARRGNIPPGESVAVAAARRVLLMRVHAAWIVSGALAGWSLLAARSHDLLGSRWLPWLILASALLPLMAATGVDLAFASGSLAGKVLGGLTRIVPAKIKAYLRKGEAQALVVDGSAKSLLRSGVRALLVPALLFGGVWVAESCEAYLIIHLLGGSTPFVHVMAIEASASILRAIAFFAPAGIGVQDMGYLALLSGGDPRTAAVATGFVIVKRGREALTIAMGLVTLALSARRTRSTRAAGSLDAGER
- a CDS encoding MMPL family transporter; translation: MWRNRVTRAASRLARAYSRKWIALQLRRPLTVLAVSLVTALVGMVLASRLELKTRFDQLLPDGQPSVVELRRLEQHVAVGSNIFVVIEGPSSERVRARGDAIVARVRALREPWLLGADDGVHEARRYLLPRAGLFAPLRELVKLREDVQARWDWEVNEALGQNVADEAPPPITAESIQQRLGGTDDVRPDGYFQSRDRRTLVVVVRTSIASGDLGRAQAALDRVRAAVDSAGADSAGVPASADSASAGPAGADSTGELRIGYAGDLVTGLAEYSAVKEDLAHVGVLGVGLVLAVVALFFLRLRALVATGIAIGIGLAWTFGVTELAIGHLNVATGFLVSIVAGNGLNFSVLYLARYFEMRRAKATLPAAIADAHRTTWPATLTVAMAAAAAYGSLGATQFRAFKHFGFIGAAGMVACWFATYIVVPPLLVVIERARPLRMAPGRGLWGYLRAHGLAFEAPFVAAVTKAPRLVTIAGLLLVAGAAIVFPPYLARDPIEYDMRRLQNDLGKGSEMYRVAALARDVLGTGLESGLVVLCDSMDQVQALARALEARRDAAPPDARPFDAVHTLFDFVPQGQAEKIPVLDDLRELILRVRAKGAISDTDWNALAPMLPPEDLAPIALDSLPDAVTRPFTLRDGKVGPLVLVETAKNRSDSDLHYLLELAQAVRETTLPTGETIRGTGRPVIFADMLGAVLRDEPRAVALSLTLTIAAVVIMFRRGSLVLLALASLALGVVWFLGCMAVSGIKIHFFNFIALPITFGIAADYAVNVVQRYAFDPKAGIVAAMRSVGGAVVLCSATTTLGYLALVGSINQAIRGLGALAVLGEICCLAAAMLVLPGALMWRARSTKTSPRASMPPAPLPPASQKTAHGGGGA
- a CDS encoding sterol desaturase family protein, translating into MHSFTWEIASPILIVLWAVGIIVLERLRPYDRGQKLFREGFFLDFFWYTLVQSYALGWIISLIIRFVDEETGLTRLQLVSSWPVVAQLAFFWVTHDFYIYWFHRLQHNNRYLWRIHEAHHSGHDIDWLAGSRSHALEILINQTIEYAPIVLLGAHPDVALMKGVLDATWGMYIHSNIDVRSGWLQYVINGPEMHRWHHSRIYHGTGFNFATKIAIWDWLFGTAHFPKGEKPVGYGLGDGATFPDGYIAQHVHSFRLFEDERQGTERTDSPELHAVTEAREDSRVA
- a CDS encoding N-acetylneuraminate synthase family protein, with translation MSSIVRIGDRDVGPGCPVFFVAEIGINHNGSVELAKQLIDGALAAGCDAVKFQKRTPELCVPKAQWHIERDTPWGRLTYIDYRRKIEFGEREYAEIDRYCRGRGILWFASCWDEPSVDFMEQFEPPCYKAASASLTDHALIRKMKRTGRPLMLSTGMSTMEEIDAAVTAAGLDELLIAHSTSLYPCPPELLNLRMIDTLGERFPTCPIGYSGHEVGLAPSCAAVAMGARFVERHITLDRAMWGTDQAASVEIGGLVRLLTNIRDIERSLGDGVKHVYPLEHAARTKLRRVRTDETNAAVTGLALTEKRDNGAASPTEINGVSHV
- a CDS encoding ribonuclease H-like domain-containing protein, whose protein sequence is MEEEWLWGWDPTPGIVSVWAEPDGRAFVWRRLPESGELVRDDLRFRPWILLASLEDLAHLGPRLAPERPERPETPERLAKHEASDERRAPDARRMGTSPLVTYQELDGPGTLRYIVRADDGRALARAVLHGAGRRVGRALEHLRELGPDRVFVLPPEEQYLMASGRTYFRDLAFDQLRRMQFDLETTGLDPDRDRIFLIALRDPEGRTEVLQAHDEGASGEADLVRRFMAFVHACDPDVIENHNLHGFDLPFLAARAQALEVPLTLGRGGGPGLRKRPAARGASLGRGGAEGRDALRRMRYTVPGREMIDSMDAVRRHDFSARDLPGHGLKAVARHFGLAGPSREHISGAHVYEVFRRDPERVLRYARDDVTEAAGVARLLGGAAFALARMAPRRYERLADAGPATGVLDPLLVRAYLRAGAALPVHQSSDGTPHQGAALHLFATGVARRIVKADVASLYPSLMRQYAIGPERDRLGVLLALVDRLVEQRLGAKAKARACPPGSAERYTHEALSAAMKIVVNSAYGYLGAASLTRFADVHAANEVTRRGREVLDLLCRELAARGVTLLEADTDGVYFAVPESFTETDERRIVAEVATLLPSKVHLEFDGRYAAMLSHEPKNYALQPYDGALVLRGVAFRSSRAEPFGEDFLRRALRALLAGHVAGVREAYVATVGALRRRGISTYDVAARVRLTKSSAQYASTRLQRRELSYEAVLSSGRTAWTSGEHVRVYRATGGRAALLPDPDAEENPERDGASRIDDPRDYDVDYYVRLLRDTFAARLSRALSPEDFAAAFADPEQLSLFDASLTHARPVLNVLRDPLSNRT
- a CDS encoding EamA family transporter encodes the protein MVALSAGGARAPRYAFPQLPAPLLFVLGGLSLYMGAALAVNLFKELSPSAVAWLRIFGSAVVLLAWRRPRISTWSKRRLVLAGVFGLITTVMNVTFYEAMSRMPLGNAVAIEFAGPVAVAAFGSRTRRDILALLMVTLGVVLIAQVEWKSSPLGLLLVGAAAVLWAGYIVLGKMVATGGNGIDDLAVGTAIGALVLSPLAWTTGSVWTSGRLLVLGVGVGVLSSVIPYGIDQVVLARVGRARFAVLLALLPLTASVIGVVVLRQIPHLTEALGALAVILGVALRSADSAS
- a CDS encoding RICIN domain-containing protein, translated to MGAMGAQALPLAQAAGDPPEGTALTIQSVPNGLVADVSGGQMKQGQTILEYRYNDGKNQQWWLERSGAHYRIKSNVDGAWCMTRAGDGDLAKVVLGSCTTYLAEWDFQVLGGEKYRIKDPNGAYYLHVWNETEASGRELVTRANDAVGSQWFLTGLDVKRRPMPADPRLDQVTFLTTHNAFANTDEGFWGRFPNQSYGLRSQLDQGIRGLQLDIYPKGGKVLMCHGSCWGNERTFASGLTDVVGFLAATPSAIVTLFLEDYTSVEELGAAVGQVSGLSAVLFRPDQAGVRERGWPRVSELVASNRRLLVFSQRGGREGFGVMHDRDWTVENYWSLGTAGNDMACYSRWDEVPLSKEEPGFVRLHVMNHYRDIPTEGNAAADNGNKLRDRVQRYCGPAARRKPNYVAVDFFQKPEGNGGTGSLLSEMNGYW